The following nucleotide sequence is from Vitis vinifera cultivar Pinot Noir 40024 chromosome 14, ASM3070453v1.
ATCTATCCCCACAGCTCCACAGTGCGCTGATCATTGTGTTGTAAGAGCTCACATTGGGAGGGCAACCCATTCCTCTGAGCTTATTGAAGATTTCCAAAGCCTGATTGGCGTTTCCATTCTTACACAAAGCAGCCAAGATTGTGTTGTAGTTCACAATATCTGGCAAGCAACCATTAGATATCATATAATCCATGATCCCAATGGCCAAATCCAATCTTCCCTCTTTGCATAATGCAGATATCAGTGGGTCATAACTGTAAGTATCTGGAGTCAGTTCCTTTTCTATCATAACCTTCAATACGCTAATTGCCTCATCTATTCTACCAAAACGACAGAGAGAGCTAATCAAGATACTGTAAGTGACCTTGTTTGGCTCACAACCTCTGGAAAACATCTCGGCTACCAGCTTCTCCCCTTCATCCCACTTCCCCTGATTCAAGAAAGCACGTAACAGAATATTGTATGAGATCACATCAGGTTTGCAGCCCTTAGAAGTTAAGCTCGTAATCAACTCTGCGGCTCGTTCAACCATGCCCTCTTTGCACATTCCCCTGATAATTGCATTATAAGTATACATATCAGGAAGAAGCCCTCTCGCTAACAtctcctctaaaagcttcatTGCCTCATTAATCCCACCTTCAACAATGGTGGCCTCAATCAAAATTGTGTAAGTAATCACAGTTGGCATACAATTATCTAGCAACAACTGATCCAAGACCTTCAGAGCTAGCCCTAGCTTCCTTCTATTACAAAGACTCCCAATCATTATATTATATGTAACAATATCGGGCAAAAAACCACGAGCTTTCATCCGGTTCAACACTTGAGTTGCAGCCTCAATTCGATTCACCTTACAAAATCCACTAATCACTGCGTTATAAGCGAACACATCAGGTTCAGTATGTGACTCCAAAATTTCCATAACCCTAGAGGCCTTTTCGatgtttttgaaattaaagaacCCTTTAATGAGCTTTGTGCAAAGAATAACATCAGGAGTGTAACCCTTGTTCACCAGACACTCAAGAAAGTAGAGCGATTCATTGAATTTCCCAGCCTTGCAGGACCTATTGAGGAGTTTCATCAAATGGGTCTCCCTAAAATCATAAGATTGCAGATGGGCAGGCCTGGCCTCGGCTGAAACTCCAACCTTTGGAGCGTTTCTAGAGTTGAAACCAtcattagggttagggtttctgcAAGTGACAATGGATGTGTGATGGGAATGTGAAGTGGGCTTCAATTGGGGATTGAAAGGAGGGCAacgaggaaagaaatcagtggAATATATAGTCATTAAGCTACCAGCGTTGTGTTGAGTAGGCATTCATGAACATAATGATAGAGATGATGTATACAGAAAGAGCTAGAGGGAAGGGAGGAAGTACCTGTGAATCGAAAATAAAGAGGAGAGGTTTGAAGTTATGGACACCATTATCTGACATAGAATCCCAGTGGATATCGATTCATATGTTGTAGATAAGGCCTAAGGGTGGTGCGAGGCTGAATGAATGTTCGGGCCCAGAAAGAAAGCTCATGGGTCCAGTGGACTACCACTCCGCATTCcacaatttatatttctttttatctctGAAGTAACAAACATTTGTGTTGAAATGAGAAATGAGCTGAGAAAATAGGCGTGTTTCCAAACCCTTTTAAAGATACTACTCATTTCGAAAACAGTTGTATCATGTTTTTTTCTAAgcaaaagtttgtttaaaaatttgaaatattgttaatacattttttatatttttaaatatttattaaaaataatttttatatgtaatgggTTATctcaatcataaattatatttatataacaaatttgtaaaataatccaaaaaaaaaatgaaaataacttaaagtaattaaaataagttcTTATAAACTTAGTTTTTGTACTGAGTGTTAGTTCAAGGGTTCTCCTgatcatgttttgatgataacaaaatatgattaagtgattaatttgtttaaattataaaaaatttcaaatgttagtTTGGAAATTTATAAAATGACCCAATGGATGCAAATTAAGActtttggaagacctttaatcataggaaatatatgtaagatgaatgcataggtgcacttaggatttcgtatcttttcatgcatttttaaaaactcagtTAATGCATTAAAGTAACATTTTCATCTAAACTCGacttttatcaaatgaaccttaagcaaatcatttcaaaattggcatattcaTTGACCTAAAGACCTTatctaagtgttagaagagaaaataacataaaaagatAGATTTTCGAACCAAAAAAAGGTGAATCGGTCAAGGCAGTGGCTAATCGACTCAATCGGTTAAGGTACCAATCGACCGGTTACACTTTCCCAATCAAGGTTCGGTCAAGAGATGCAAAAAATCTTATCTCTCTTCTAGTGACCTTTCATTCTCGGCCGAGGGATATTCCTTCTTGGTCAAGGACCAATTGAGGACTAACGGTCACCTGCCACACATTTATTGCCCAACGACTAGTTAACTGGTTGACCCCAAACTCGATCAGTCAATGCTactttttggtatttttggcTTCCTAGGTTAGAAACTTGTAAATTAAGAGCTTCAtttcatttatgagcaagagaacacctgtatttatttgtttacttacTTGTTTTTGTCTTAAaagctttcattctttttttggtgcattaaatctccatttgcatattatttagtgcacctttgtgattcattctagttttgagttttatttgagCCATTGTTGAGCTAAGTTGAGAGATTCAAATTTGTTATTTGAGTGTTAGAAGTTTCAAGTGGGTAAAGACTTGAAGAGATTATGTAAAGAGCCCATTGAAGTCAAAATCAAAGTGTAAAGGTGTTGGaagtttggttgaagcttcaagtttaGTAAAACCCTTACTCAATTAGAaacttgaggagagtggacataggcaaaGGGTGTCAAATCACTATAAATTCTGAGTTTGCTTCCTCTAAccctatctctttatatttgtgctttttttgcttgaatttgtggtatttgaaaaagattttttaaaatccaattCACCTGCCCTCTTGtgtgttttttctattaagattaacctttactttttcattgattttctagATAAACTCGTAAATTCTATGTTTCAAGTTATGGAATTTGTGAAgtcaatgaattttaaaaaatttaaaaattttgtataattttaatgACATGTTTGAAAGGATTGATCATAAAGTTGAAACATAAAATTAGAATGAGAaattcattctttcttttttttggtttattactatatttaatttatttattaaaaattagtataagaatgcattttcatattttttttaaaaattgtttttagtaaaaatgttttattatgaAGTGTTTTTGAAAGAACTATCTAATAAATGTTTTTTCCATGAATTACTACAACTACAAGcgatattttcaaaatttttaaaaatatttactaaattatgccaaagattttatttttctttaaaaaatattttaaaactaaaaatgcttttaaaaagcATTACCAAACGAgactcaataataataataataaaatatattaaagtcCATTTTTGGAGTTTGTGTCGTCCCTTCatgtgatatttaatttacCTTCGTTGTCATCCCTATTTTTGCATATTATACTCTAtgaatatttctaaaaatgttGAAATAAGGAATAGTAATGGAAAATCCATTCCATCTCCTAGTCATTGCCGACTTTGGATTAGATTATTATGAATGAAAAGTTCCCttttatgaaaatcaaaataaattcttataaGAATTTGGATTTCCCTTTCTCATACTTCTcagtaatttttctttatttccatttttattctCCCATCCCAAATCATCAAACTTCCTTAAAAATTGtaagatttaaaatattgaaattccttaaaataaatacaactttatttatttatctttaaataataacCTCTCCACTCTCTAGCTGTTTCCCCCCttttctcatatatttttctttaatttaaaattaaaggtAAAAATGGTTTGTTTGACAAATAGATTGtccaaatatttttcatatgaaaaatgattaattaatgTCAATTTGAATACAATTCAAGTAGGGATAGTAATGGGACAAGTATTTTTGAATACCCATCCCATCCCGTCCTTAATgagatttaaataaataggttagGGGtaggtttgagatttttttttttaaacttaagaTGGGTTCGAGATGAGTTTGGGTATTACCTTATCTTGCCTCGccctaattatatataaaattaattaattaattttttatattcttatttttaataaaaaaaataattttaataaaataaattataaaaatttataatattttagttatttataaaatatgtttattttaatgtaattaaaatatttaaaaaaaagttaaatgagaGGCATGGCAAGACATGATGGGTGTAAGAAATTTACATACTTGTCCTGCTTGGCattgtttagtttttttaatgagacgaagataaaaattattttaaataaatggaatagAATTGGGATAGGGGTGGGGTGACTCGTCTTGAATCCACCTCTtgtaatttctaatttcaagttttgtaaGTGGCTCATATCATTAAGAAAATtgtgtaccttttttttttgtctattaccttaaaattttaaaataagtcttTAGAAAGAACTtattaattatttcaataatttaaaaaatcaattttgaaagtCATCTGGTAGATTTAGAAAgggtatatattttttaaatttttttctcaaaacaatttgcttttagactttaagttatttgttatttttttttaattttttatgatttattataaatattttactaaatagaaaaaaaaaatcaaaatatttgatttttttttaaatgaaaaaaataacatattgattttttttttatattttaatatttaataaaaataaaatattacaaaaacaaacaccttaatacttaatactattaaacattaaagttctatttaaaattaagtaaaaaaaataaaatatatcacCTTTGCATCAATCTTCGGACAAGAGCCATTGCCCTTTTGAAATAGATTAAAATATTAGAGtaatcattaaaatatttttgaaatagattaaAATGTTAAGAGTAAtcagtaaatttatttttctaaatcaaataCAATCAAATCAATAGCAAACCAAAGAGACAAGTGTaagaataatattttcctttcataTATACCATCTCTATGGACTAGTATGGACAGAACCAAAACAGCAAAGGCAAAAACAAGGAGGACAGTAATTAAATTATCAACTCCCATGATCCCATCACATACTGATTTTGGTTTTCCCCAAATTCCTAATAACATTTTAACCCCATTGTACcttgtgaaattatttttatttttcaagaaaataataaaataaaattaaaaaaaaaaaaggaagagaaaatgtTATCaccaaaaatttattgaaataagaAATAGTTAGCATGACAAGGGGGACCCCATGAGAAAAGCTAATGAATGTCATCATTTCATAATTTGAACACATATAATCTTCATTGGTTAACCTGGTGCTGGTTGTTACGGGGCAGACAGCACCCCGAGGTTTTAGGTCCCTATAGAGAATCTTAAAGGCTTGGCCATGAAAGGTTCATcggttattaaaaaaaaaaatcttcattgGTTACATTACACAACACATTTGGAGGAGAAATTAAGGGTAAGAGGCACTGAAAGAAAggtttaatttggtttaatttAACTCTCACACTAATTTAGATTATAGAATCCCAAAGGAAGCTCTTTTCTGGGCGATGCTTCTTCAGCAGTATCTTCAGCTCTCCTCCTCTAATAAGCTGCTTCTGTTGAAGCTCAATCCCTTCACACTCGTACATTTGCTAATGCACATGAAACAATTATGTCAGGAACCCACTATAATAGTCtaattatttgttcctttaaaTGATAAGGAGGCTATGGAAATTGAAGACATTCCCTTTTACCTTTGTCAACCACAATATGTATGTTGCAGAAAACACTGCTTGTGTTTCCACATCTTCAAAGTCATCACTTGGAATTGCCAAGCAGGAGTGAACGTATtgaatttcattatccaaaaaGTTAGAAATATCATGATTAGCATCAGTTTTGAGCTCAGAATGGCAGGAGAGATCACCACCATCTGTTGCAAAATGCTTTATCCAACACAGGGAGAGGAAGCGGCGATGAAGCCAGAGACCCTGTAAAAGATGATGATCTTGCTATATTGTAATGCTggcaaaccatttttttaaataaatgaaaacgaAATCAAGAGCCACTTAGGTTAGTGACTTCAGTAAAAccacataaaaaataacaaagttgAGGGGCCACTCTCCTTCATTTTCAAGAATTGCATTCAAACACATTATCAATATGATTGAACTAATACAATGCTGCAAATATGATATGAAGCAAGGATGAATTTCCTTTCTCAGATCAACTAGAGCTGATTTACAAGGAGTCATCTCATATTTAGATAACACATggatgtaaaataaatatacacATAAAAAACATGAATACTCAAACCATTTACCTCTCTACCAATGTAACGCTCTATCAACATTTTGTTCCAGTCAAGCTCCTCCTGTGGTACACACATTGCAAGATATTACTGAAAGAAACTTCAATAGTTAAATGTGTAGTACAAACATGAAGCGGCATGACTAGAAACTAGAAACCACCAGCACAAATCAATAGATAGGAATTTTTTACTGTGGATAAAAATGGACTTTTCCTCTGTATTTTGCCAAACATTTGTAGTAAAGACAAACTGTTGctctaaagaaaataaatgttagcACTGCACAAACTTTTGCATCTTTTGCTTTAATTAGAATCTACAGTTATAATGGAAAATAGAGTTACTACATATGTAACTTTGGAAGTGAATTATATATAACACTATTTAGCTCCAACAACAGCTATGGCAGGTGTATATGGTAAATTAGAGagaggagagggagagggagagggagagggagaggtaGAGGTATTCTGCAAATTTCAGAACCCCTTATTTCATCCAGAGGCAGTGTGGTAAATCAAAATTAGACAATTTAAAACAGACAAATGGATGATGTAAAGCACATTTGACAATTTAAGAAATGGGAAGTTGTAGTACCAATAATAAACAATTCCACTGCCAAGAAAATGGTGAACACATACATGCAAAGCATACACCAAGAAAGTAAAAATTACATCATAAAGGGTAAAAAGTCCAAATTACTCCATAAGTAGAGCCTGTTGGGAACTGAGAGCTTTAATTTTACTGAAGGGCAACTCTTTGTCAAAATTCTcctatttcctttttctccaAATGCCATGTAGATGATTATTCCATCAACCATTAGAAGTGTGGCCAAACAAAGGTACATAATGCATATTTATGGTTGAGCAGAAAGAAAAGTTTGGAAAAGGTTTCACTTTGAAAGAATGCTGCTATTTAACTGCATTCACACACAAAAGAATGCACATATGGAGCAAGCTTTCTCGCAGAAACTGCAGACAAAAGGGTAACAATTTTTAGATCCAAAGGACACCAGAGTTATACCTTCCACACTcgataaatttcaatattataacCAGAGGATGCATTTGGATCTTGTTTATAGCAGGAGCATTCTAAAATTCTGAGCATTAGCCGCTGCAAATCCAAAGAAATTAAGATTGTCAGGGATTAGGTATTTCAGCAATCATTTAAGATTCATATTAAGATGATTTTACTCTATGATTACTTCAAAAATCATAATCCATGCGTAGTTCAAACTTTAagcatttttttctcttttgaagaATCTTATGTTCTTACATGGctgtattttaataattttgaggaCAAAACATTACAAAGGTTGATACAGTTAATTCCCCTCACCCTCTCCCACCACAACACCAACAAAGCCTGCAACCCTccaacccaaccaatcaagcaATACATACAATAACTATGTGGTGAAAGAAAAACTTTTGGAGAACCACAGTTCAAACTTCAAACTTTAAGCTTTTTTTTCCTTGTGAACTCGCATTTTTCATATGGGTCCCCACTTGATGATGAGActcctttttatttgaaaatgccttttattttagaaaaaaaattgtgaagtTAATCAAAACCCCAAATGACTcctaaaatggaaaataaggtAGTGGTTGCAAACCAAGTTAAGTTGGGGGGTCAGGTTACGTATCGGGAAGACATAAAGACACCCCTCTAAGTTCTAGTTCAACTTGATCTCAACTAATGAATTTgggaaaattgattttcaactaaTTAAATCATAGACACTTCGTTGAAAATTGCAAACAAGACAAGCTTTCCCATAAAAGCATGGTGGATCATATAAGCAATTGGATGGAACAATGGAACTAATTCACCTAACCTGATTTCATGAATGGCACATAAATGATTTAAGCATTCTTCTCCAAAGTTTCTCATGGTGAAAACATTTCCAAGTAAAGTGCTTGAGTGCCCTCTCAAGGCACTTGAGCAACCCCAACAGTGTTCAATCAAGGTCATTGAGGCTAAAAAAATGGCCCTACagcattttcttccttttgatTGATTGTTTTGCTTCAAAATCCTTGTTTTATTCCTGATTTGAATAAACCTcgaagtttttaaaatcaaagttaTTGAAACTTGCTTCTCGGTTTGAAAATCAAGTCCTACCCTTACCATCCTTCACATTTTGGCCATGAAGTTTTAAAAAGGTCAAGAATCAAGGATCTTCCAACTTCTGTAGACAAAAGTTCATGGCTTTAATCCAGGTTCTCTGAGTCCAAATAATGGGAGATCATATCTTCACCTTTAATTCCCAACTCTAAAAAAGACATGTTACCTTCTCTCAACCATATTCCATGATTTTCTTATAGACACAAAAAAATCTGATTCTCCATTGATTTTTTGAGTTAATGCATGAAATCGTTTAGTTATCATCCATGTAAAATCAGATTAGCCAAATCCGGTCCAATATTAACTCCACTTGTGACACAGGATTTATACTTTGAACATCAAATGACATGAAACAAGGGAGAAAATGAATGTAATTGAATTGCAGAAGGGTAAATGATATACTGGTGATAAAGATGAAGATATCTCTCTTAATTTGATAATTCTGAGATGGCTGATCCATGTGTCGCAGCCCTTGTCGTTTGGTTCCTCTTTGGATTTCCCTTTCCCCTCTTTCTTTCTCCATTCTTCCTTTCCCTTGAATGTCCCAGTCCTAGTGAAGGCCCTCTCTGTGTCTCTCTCCCAAAAAATTCAGAACATGCTCAAAGAGTCCCAAAGAGatccttttcaaaattcttcaatttttcttttatactccATCCCCTCTTTTATTCCTAGGCACCaaccaaatttaaaattcaaaaacctCTTCCCTTTTTCTCATCAATTACATCTCAATTTCCCTTaatcttttctttatttcccCTTTCAAAGTTTCTTTCCTCCAGAAAAtgcttcaaaatttcaaaaaactcTCTCCTTGTCTTCCACCAATAAGAAAGTTCCTTTCTCTAatatcctctttctctctctttcaaatCTTAGAATTTTGCCCCCCCCATTTGCAGCCCCAAGCCAAGGCATTCCATTCCCATTCAACTCATTCCCTTCCTTTTCCATCGCTcctcttcttttccttcttcttcttcttcttcttttggcaTGACTAGGCCTATATTATATTGGGTTAGGGCAAATTTGGAGGTCTAAACctattttgaagaattttaCATTCTTATTTAGCTGAATTCTTAtcactttcttcttcttcttttggcaTGAATGGGCCTATATTTTATTGGGTTAGCGCAAATTTGGAGGTCTATACCTGTTTTGAAGAATCTTACATTCTTATTTAGCGgaattctctttat
It contains:
- the LOC100255274 gene encoding pentatricopeptide repeat-containing protein At3g04760, chloroplastic; this translates as MPTQHNAGSLMTIYSTDFFPRCPPFNPQLKPTSHSHHTSIVTCRNPNPNDGFNSRNAPKVGVSAEARPAHLQSYDFRETHLMKLLNRSCKAGKFNESLYFLECLVNKGYTPDVILCTKLIKGFFNFKNIEKASRVMEILESHTEPDVFAYNAVISGFCKVNRIEAATQVLNRMKARGFLPDIVTYNIMIGSLCNRRKLGLALKVLDQLLLDNCMPTVITYTILIEATIVEGGINEAMKLLEEMLARGLLPDMYTYNAIIRGMCKEGMVERAAELITSLTSKGCKPDVISYNILLRAFLNQGKWDEGEKLVAEMFSRGCEPNKVTYSILISSLCRFGRIDEAISVLKVMIEKELTPDTYSYDPLISALCKEGRLDLAIGIMDYMISNGCLPDIVNYNTILAALCKNGNANQALEIFNKLRGMGCPPNVSSYNTMISALWSCGDRSRALGMVPAMISKGVDPDEITYNSLISCLCRDGLVEEAIGLLDDMEQSGFRPTVISYNIVLLGLCKVRRIDDAIGMFAEMIEKGCRPNETTYILLIEGIGFAGWRTEAMELANSLFSRDVISQDSFKRLNKTFPMLDVYKELSNSETKK